ATAGATAGATCAATGTTATGACGGTTGTTTGAATTTTCAGTAGTAATATCTGTTCACTGTGCTCTGTTCCTCAGTTTCACCTGGCTGTCCTGTGCTCTGTTCCTCAGTTTCACCTGGCTGTCCTGTGCTCTGTTCCTCAGTTTCACCTGGCTGTCCTGTGCTCTGTTCCTCAGTTTCACCTAACTGTCCTGGCAGGTCCACAGAAGTTATGATGGTTgtttgtagtagtagtaatatctGTTCACTGTGCTCTGTTCCTCAGTTTCACCTGGCTGTCCTGGCAGGTCCACAGAAGTCTGGCTGTGCTCTTCAAGGGCAGCGCGGTCAAGCCTTTCGACCTGGAGTTCAGGAAGCTCTACGCCAGCTCCAAGCCTGTGCCAGCCTTCCTCACCGTGGCAACGGAGTTCAACCTTACCAGGCCGCTTATCACCCATCAAGCAGCAGCCACCTCAACCCCACTGACAAACCATCCTTGCCCCAGTTCTGGTACCACGACCCAGAACAGATACTTCAACAACCAGGCTATGGATCAACCAACCACCACAGTTGTGCCCAGATTCAACACTCAATCTACTGTTCAACCAACCACCACAGCCCAGTTCAGATACTCTAGCCAAAACCCAACGGTTCAGCTAACTACAACCACCCAGCAAAGACACCCCAACACTCAGCCAACAGCACCACCAGCCCCCCAGCAGAGACACCCCAATACTCAGCCAACAGCACCACCAACCTCCCAGCAGGGACACCCCAACACTCAGCCAACAGCACCACCAACCTCCCAGCAGAGACACCCCAACACTCAGCCAACAACCTCCCAGCAGAGACACCCCAACACTCAGCCAACAGCACCACCAACCTCGCAGCAGAGACACCCCAACACTCAGCCAACAACCTCCCAGCAGAGACACCCCAACACTCAGCCAACAGCACCACCAACCTCCCAGCAGAGACACCCCAACACTCAGCCAACAGCACCACCAACCTCCCAGCAGAGACACCCCAACACTCAGCCAACAGCACCACCAACCTCCCAGTGCTTGGTGAATCAGTCTTACTACACAGGTCCCCGGAGCCACAGGTTTGACTGgatcacacagagacacactgcaACCAGGCCTGTCCTGTTCCAGAGAACCTTCTCCAGTGATTATAGTACTGGAGACAACCTGACCTGGCGACCCTTTAACAGCAAGTACCTTCTTTATGGAGGGACAACCGGCTTGTTGGACAGACACCTACTTCTCAAGACTGGCCAGTGGTTTACTGTTCCTAAATAACTGAAATGGCATCATACTGAAATTTGACAGTACACCCTGTTTGAGGTAAATTATGTTATCTCACAACTGAAAATGGGCAAGTAACCTTCATAGAGTAAATGTGCCTGTTTTGCTTTGCTTGATGCCTGGACTACAGGAGTAGTACTTcaatcacatcattatctcataAGGATGATCATTGTCTGCCTTCAGGCTGAGAGCTTTGTGTTCCAGTACATGTTAATTAAATGGAGTAAAAACAACATGTCACAGACATGAATTCCTCTTCCACCCATCAACCCTGATAGAACCACGCTGAGTGACAGCCTAGTGATGTGTGCTACGCTTAGCCAAGGGCCGGGCCTCTTAACAGACATACCTTCTGACAAATCTTCTGATCCATACACTGTCAAGCCCGAGGTAATGCAGAATGGCAAATCAAAAGTTTGTCGTCACACTTTTTCCAAATGGTTCTACTTTGAAATTCAATACAACAATGATCTAATTAAACTGTACTGTAGATTGTGACAATATTTCATTTCATATGGCGGTCAGCACATTGTTACACGcaatattaaaaaataaatccaTTCATCAAAATGTGTAGCCTAGTTGGTCTTTACAGAGGGTATTTTAGGTCCATCCTCCTTCAGTACTCctgtctgtaccagtctgttccaccaCCGGTCTTCAAAGTCCTTCAGAGAGAGACCTGCCAAGCTCTCTCCATCCTGGTtgtcctctctcattctctctggaACTAGATCTTCTGACATCACCTGAAGGGTAAATCACCAATAACGATGCATGATCAATCTGGTCAGAAGTGTACCTCTTACCTTTTCAAAACATGTGCATCGTCAATTGTAATCCATCTAAAAGCATAACCATGACATCTTGGTGTCAGCGAGCCACACATTTCCTTTAATTTAAACATACCAGAAGACAAACTACAGGACATTATTTGATGAATAGACACCATGTGAGAACAGTAGTCTATGTACTGTGTCTCTAACCGGTTTCACCTCAGAGACTAGTTGTAGTGTGGTGTCTTTCAGTTCCAGCCAACGTAGAGCCTCATCAGCCTTCAGTAGGGCTCTCTCACTGTTCTGGAGAACAAAGGATGACTGTTGGCCCTTTAATGCCCTGAGGAGGAGTCTGGCAAGGCAACACAGTACAGTCAAACACCCATCTTCACAAGACAAAGACTGTGCTACACAGTGACATTTAGGATGAATGTGTAAATATGCTCTCTGCTTTAATCCAAGGGCTAATTTCCCCAGAGGTAAAGTAAGTATTTTCCTGGACTAAGAAGCACTTTCAATGGAGAATCTCAATCTGTGTTCGGGAAACCAGTCCTAAAGACTGCCCAACAAACTTGTATCCATGGAATTCCATATAGAATAGGCCAATAGGATGTCTGCTTGTCTCGCACTGATAATTTACCTGGCCCGGACAAAACACATGCAGGCCTTGAGCCAAACGCCGTCACGCTCTTCCTTCAGTTGCTCCTCAGTCTGAGAGTCAGGCTGTGGCTCTACACCATCTCCCTGTTGAAGAGGACTGGAGCCTGAGGGTGTTGACAGAGACTGAAGAAGATGAAGGTAGCTTTCTGCCAGCTTCATCCAGTGCCACTGGTGGTAGGGGTGGAGAGAACACAGCTGCTGCAGACACGTGACCTGGCTCCTGAGGTCTCCGAAGCGCTCGTGGACGTTCGCAGTCAGGTGAAGTAGACCGGTAAGGTGACAGGTGTTGGAGGCTTCATTTTTCTGTCCATGGAATGAATTTTCAAAACAACCATTTTTACTACCTGATATACTGTAACCTTGTCCACAGACAAGAGCTGGCTGGGTGGACGACGAGACTAGGTATTTTGTATTATTAATGTATAATAACAGCAACGGTTCTTACAAGTGTTTCTGTGATCTCCAGGGCCTCCACTCTCTTCCCCAGGTGACAACAGCACCTTGCCATTCCCTCCATTATGTCCCGTCTAATGGCCAGGTTGCCGTCAGGGATATAGGAGAGGCAGGTAGTGTAGGCGTTTAAAGCTTCCTGGGGAAATGGATATAGTTAACAGATGAGATAAGCATTTGGATACGAGATGGATATGATAGACCGTGTGTAACTAAATGACTCAAGGGAAGAGGGGTCAATACCTGGAAGTTTTTTCGCCTGTACGCCATATCAGCTCGAAATTTGAAGATCTTTTGCACCTCCAAAATGTCCTCTGTGTCGATGCTCTCCCAAAACCACTGTTGAAATAGATAACTCATAGTTAAAAATATCCACACATTGCAATGCTAGCAAAAAAAACTGATGCTACTTAACGTTAGGTAGCTAGTTGACACTCACCTCTGCTTCACAGAACTTTGCATTGTAAGACGACAGTGCAACAACAGTCGGCTTCGCTCTTGATTCCTCGAACACCGAATCGTCAAAGGTGCTACCGAAAATCTCCATTTCAGACGATGAATGACAGCGAATTCAGATTTTACCGAcactaaaaaacaaaacaaacgtcAACGTGTGCAGTGTTACAAGCTAATATGACCATTGGGAAACAGAAAAATATAGAATGTGTTCCGGGCGATATGTTCCAATGGCAGACGCTTTACTTTCTTCAATTGAAATGCTGTAATATTTTCTATAAGAGAAACTCCAGTCATATTTTGAAGTTAAATATTTTATAAGACACCAAAATACACGCCTTTTCGTCCAAATGTATTGTATTTTGTCCTCAAAacaagtataaaatatatatttgtctaAATCAAGCCACAGCCTAAAATAAAAACAGTTTGATTTCAATTAAAAAGCATTGCAAAGTCTATGGCTCAGGGGACTAAAGCTTTTTCCACTGAGTTTTCAGCTCCAAGGCTACTCTGTCTCAACATGAAAAATTCCTTGGTTTACCATAACGTTTGCAAATAAACCCTCTCACTTTTCCCAAAGCACCTCAACATATCCAGAAACCAAACATTGAGCCAAACATTCTTCTCATAGATAActtaataaatacagtaggagaAAGGAGACTGACTGGCATGATCCATTATAGCTGTAGCTAGCAGAATAGTATATTAAAAGACAGGTTAAAATATTGTGTGTGTGCACAATCTAATAGGAAAACTGTTAAAGCATGTATTCAACTGTTGGGTATTAGTACTAAACAAGCACCTTTCTAAATATTGAGAAATAGCAAA
The Oncorhynchus keta strain PuntledgeMale-10-30-2019 unplaced genomic scaffold, Oket_V2 Un_scaffold_4321_pilon_pilon, whole genome shotgun sequence DNA segment above includes these coding regions:
- the zgc:101716 gene encoding uncharacterized protein C8orf76; translated protein: MEIFGSTFDDSVFEESRAKPTVVALSSYNAKFCEAEWFWESIDTEDILEVQKIFKFRADMAYRRKNFQEALNAYTTCLSYIPDGNLAIRRDIMEGMARCCCHLGKRVEALEITETLKNEASNTCHLTGLLHLTANVHERFGDLRSQVTCLQQLCSLHPYHQWHWMKLAESYLHLLQSLSTPSGSSPLQQGDGVEPQPDSQTEEQLKEERDGVWLKACMCFVRARLLLRALKGQQSSFVLQNSERALLKADEALRWLELKDTTLQLVSEVMSEDLVPERMREDNQDGESLAGLSLKDFEDRWWNRLVQTGVLKEDGPKIPSVKTN